Proteins from a single region of Flaviflexus salsibiostraticola:
- a CDS encoding monovalent cation/H+ antiporter complex subunit F, with the protein MAGFTIAIVVLALAGATSLYRMLAGPTDADRAVSADLVFFGIVGLIALVGVRFSHGFTADLVVIAALVGFLSALSLARALTRGKR; encoded by the coding sequence ATGGCAGGATTCACCATCGCGATCGTCGTGCTCGCACTCGCGGGAGCGACGTCGCTCTATCGCATGCTCGCGGGCCCGACGGATGCGGATCGGGCAGTCTCTGCGGATCTCGTGTTCTTCGGCATCGTCGGCCTCATCGCCCTCGTCGGCGTTCGCTTCAGCCACGGGTTCACAGCCGACCTCGTCGTCATCGCCGCACTCGTGGGCTTCCTCAGCGCACTGTCGCTGGCTCGGGCCCTGACAAGGGGGAAGAGATGA
- a CDS encoding Na+/H+ antiporter subunit E, which produces MSWLTWPFRLLLFILWFAGQIIVTNVAVLRDNLTPGQDSTTGIGRYDTRCATDWELTLLASLITLTPGTLTLGTQSEGGQRTLFVHSMYNPDADDLRADLAVLENRMLRAVRRRERS; this is translated from the coding sequence ATGAGCTGGCTGACGTGGCCGTTCCGGCTTCTTCTCTTCATCCTGTGGTTCGCGGGTCAGATCATCGTGACGAACGTGGCGGTGCTCCGCGATAACCTCACCCCCGGCCAGGACTCGACAACGGGAATCGGCCGTTACGACACGCGCTGCGCGACCGACTGGGAGCTGACCCTGCTGGCCTCCCTCATCACCCTCACCCCCGGCACCCTCACGCTGGGCACGCAGAGTGAGGGCGGGCAGCGCACTCTCTTCGTCCACAGCATGTACAACCCTGACGCCGACGATCTGCGCGCGGATCTCGCCGTCCTCGAGAACCGGATGCTGCGCGCTGTCCGGAGAAGGGAGCGGAGCTGA
- a CDS encoding DoxX family protein: protein MDTMNNPALNTAARTILRVVVGFLFVAHGWQKFNEWTIAGTTAAFGDMGVPLADVTAPVVAGLELVGGIALILGFLTRPVALLLTLNMLGAMFLVHLSAGVFVANNGYELVLLLGAAALALALVGPGRVSLDHALFANRDSRVTVLA, encoded by the coding sequence ATGGACACAATGAACAACCCCGCACTGAACACCGCTGCCCGCACGATCCTTCGCGTCGTCGTTGGATTCCTCTTCGTCGCACACGGGTGGCAGAAGTTCAACGAATGGACGATCGCCGGCACCACGGCTGCCTTCGGTGACATGGGCGTTCCGCTCGCCGACGTCACCGCACCCGTTGTCGCAGGGCTTGAGCTCGTCGGCGGCATTGCCCTCATCCTCGGCTTCCTCACCCGCCCCGTCGCACTCCTGCTGACCCTCAACATGCTCGGTGCGATGTTCCTCGTGCACCTATCCGCCGGCGTGTTCGTCGCCAACAACGGCTACGAGCTCGTCCTCCTGCTCGGCGCTGCCGCGCTGGCACTCGCACTCGTCGGCCCCGGCCGCGTCTCGCTCGACCACGCGCTCTTCGCCAACCGGGACTCCCGCGTCACCGTCCTCGCGTAA
- a CDS encoding MarR family winged helix-turn-helix transcriptional regulator: MTKWLSEYEQDVWKRMAAVLELLPSALDGQLGRDEDLTHFEYFALASLSEAPDRTMRITALASQTNATLPRLSRVLTGLEKKGLVERSECPEDRRAKNVTLTEAGWSKLVGAAPGHVDYVRSMIFDQLTEQQVRELSEITTRLLEKLDPDNRMFAALGKQRGLTADA; this comes from the coding sequence ATGACGAAATGGCTGAGCGAGTACGAGCAGGACGTGTGGAAGCGGATGGCGGCGGTGCTGGAGCTGCTTCCATCGGCCCTTGACGGCCAGCTCGGTCGCGATGAGGATCTCACGCACTTCGAGTACTTCGCGCTCGCCTCCCTCTCCGAGGCGCCGGACCGGACGATGCGGATCACCGCCCTCGCCTCACAGACGAACGCGACGCTGCCGCGCCTCTCCCGCGTCCTCACCGGGCTCGAGAAGAAGGGTCTGGTCGAGCGGAGCGAATGCCCGGAGGACCGGCGCGCCAAGAATGTCACCCTGACGGAGGCCGGCTGGTCCAAACTGGTCGGAGCCGCCCCCGGCCACGTCGACTATGTCCGCAGCATGATCTTCGACCAGCTCACAGAGCAGCAGGTGCGCGAGCTGTCCGAGATTACGACGAGACTCCTGGAGAAACTGGACCCGGATAATCGGATGTTTGCCGCACTCGGGAAGCAGCGCGGGCTGACGGCCGACGCCTGA
- a CDS encoding cation:proton antiporter, which produces MSTLALVGNILAVLGSLVFATAALGLVRFPDTYTRLSAVGTAGGLGIILIITGVVLYDPSPTGFILLLLIIGLQLSTSSIGSIAIGRSAYLTGSPLVRPHFNELDQEPSEASPNTESENG; this is translated from the coding sequence ATGAGCACCCTCGCTCTCGTCGGCAACATCCTCGCGGTACTCGGGTCGCTCGTCTTCGCGACGGCCGCACTTGGGCTCGTCCGCTTCCCCGACACCTACACGCGCCTCTCAGCCGTCGGCACCGCCGGTGGCCTCGGAATCATCCTTATCATCACCGGCGTCGTGCTCTACGACCCGAGCCCGACCGGGTTCATCCTGCTGCTCCTCATCATCGGCCTGCAGCTGTCGACCTCCTCGATCGGCAGCATTGCGATCGGCCGCTCCGCCTACCTGACGGGCTCTCCCCTGGTCCGGCCCCACTTCAACGAACTCGACCAGGAGCCGAGCGAGGCCAGCCCGAACACTGAGTCGGAAAACGGTTGA
- a CDS encoding dihydrofolate reductase family protein, with protein sequence MATHFYTAASLDGFIATADHLLDWLFAQDFDMAGPMAYPAFIERISALVMGASTYAWLLRHQDAWEYSQPAWVFTHRKFSVPEGADVRFVQGSPSEHIDLINASAEGKDVWVMGGGDLASQFARDGLLDELWIQIAPVTLGSGQPLFTRALQLDLLEVARTRDFVCTRYRVPR encoded by the coding sequence ATGGCCACGCACTTCTACACCGCCGCCTCCCTCGACGGATTCATCGCCACAGCTGATCACTTGCTCGACTGGCTGTTCGCACAGGACTTCGATATGGCAGGGCCGATGGCGTATCCCGCCTTCATCGAGCGCATCAGCGCCCTCGTCATGGGGGCGTCGACGTACGCGTGGCTGCTCCGCCACCAGGACGCGTGGGAGTACAGCCAGCCCGCCTGGGTGTTCACCCACCGCAAGTTCAGCGTGCCCGAGGGTGCCGACGTGCGGTTCGTCCAGGGCAGCCCGAGTGAACACATCGACCTCATCAATGCCTCGGCCGAGGGGAAGGATGTGTGGGTCATGGGCGGAGGCGATCTCGCCTCCCAATTCGCTCGCGACGGACTGCTCGACGAGCTGTGGATCCAGATCGCACCCGTCACCCTCGGTTCAGGCCAGCCGCTCTTTACGCGAGCGCTTCAGCTCGACCTGCTCGAGGTGGCTCGCACTAGGGATTTCGTCTGCACGCGGTATCGAGTACCCAGGTAG
- a CDS encoding NADPH-dependent F420 reductase — protein MTSFTIFGTGNMGSAIAGVVAAGGASVEHIDSSATKAVNGDIVVLAVPYPALSDIAATYGDQLAGKIVVDITNPLNFETFDSLVVAPDSSAAAELAAALPNSTVLKAFNTTFAATLASTTVGQNQTTVLIAGDDAEAKSTLANAIKAGGVDAVDAGSLARARELEALGFLQLTLAAGEKIQWTGGFALVR, from the coding sequence ATGACGTCATTCACCATCTTCGGCACGGGCAACATGGGCAGCGCGATCGCAGGGGTCGTCGCAGCCGGCGGCGCCTCGGTTGAGCACATCGACTCATCCGCTACCAAGGCCGTCAACGGCGACATCGTCGTCCTCGCGGTCCCCTACCCCGCCCTCTCGGACATTGCCGCCACGTACGGTGACCAGCTCGCGGGGAAGATCGTCGTCGACATCACCAACCCGCTCAACTTCGAGACCTTCGATTCCCTCGTCGTCGCCCCCGACAGCTCCGCTGCCGCCGAGCTGGCAGCCGCGCTTCCGAACTCGACGGTCCTCAAGGCCTTCAACACCACCTTCGCCGCGACCCTCGCATCCACGACCGTCGGACAGAACCAGACCACGGTCCTCATCGCGGGCGATGATGCGGAGGCGAAGAGCACCCTCGCCAACGCCATCAAGGCCGGCGGCGTCGACGCCGTCGACGCAGGCTCCCTCGCCCGCGCACGCGAGCTCGAGGCCCTCGGCTTCCTCCAGCTGACCCTCGCCGCTGGCGAGAAGATCCAGTGGACCGGCGGCTTCGCCCTCGTCCGCTGA
- a CDS encoding ABC transporter ATP-binding protein — translation MSDAVIDVQGLTKSFGRFRALDGLDLTVERGQVHGFVGPNGSGKSTTIRILLGLLKADGGTATVLGRDPWRDVVDLHRRLAYVPGEVSLWPRMSGGEAIDLLGTLRGGLDERRRAELIERFELDPTKRGRQYSKGNRQKVAIIAALSSNVELLILDEPTNGLDPLMEQVFQEVVGEAKGRGTSVLLSSHILAEVESLADRLSIIRDGTIVETGTLAELQSHARTWIHATLERVPDAAALSMLHDVHVDGNRLTASADADRIGEAMTALVPYGLAALTVDPPSLESLFLRLYETDAS, via the coding sequence ATGTCAGACGCGGTCATCGATGTTCAGGGGCTGACGAAGTCGTTCGGCAGGTTTCGGGCGCTCGACGGTCTCGACCTCACGGTCGAGCGGGGGCAGGTGCACGGCTTCGTCGGGCCGAACGGGTCAGGCAAGTCCACGACGATCCGCATCCTCCTCGGCCTGCTCAAGGCGGACGGTGGAACCGCGACGGTTCTCGGCCGTGACCCCTGGCGGGACGTCGTCGACCTGCACCGCCGGCTCGCGTACGTCCCGGGCGAGGTCTCGCTGTGGCCGCGGATGTCGGGCGGCGAGGCCATCGACCTACTCGGGACACTGCGGGGCGGACTCGATGAGCGCCGGCGCGCCGAGCTGATCGAGCGATTCGAGCTCGACCCGACGAAGCGCGGCCGGCAATACTCGAAGGGCAACCGGCAGAAGGTCGCGATCATCGCCGCCCTCTCCTCGAACGTCGAGCTGCTCATCCTCGATGAGCCCACGAACGGGCTGGATCCACTGATGGAGCAGGTGTTCCAGGAGGTCGTCGGCGAGGCCAAGGGCCGCGGCACCTCTGTCCTCCTGTCGAGCCACATCCTCGCCGAGGTCGAGAGCCTCGCGGACCGGCTCTCGATCATCCGCGACGGGACGATCGTCGAGACGGGGACTCTGGCCGAGCTGCAGAGCCATGCACGCACGTGGATCCACGCGACACTCGAGCGCGTCCCGGACGCGGCCGCACTGTCGATGCTCCACGACGTTCACGTCGACGGGAACCGGTTGACGGCCTCGGCTGATGCCGACCGGATCGGTGAGGCGATGACGGCGCTCGTCCCCTATGGGTTGGCCGCCCTGACTGTCGATCCCCCGTCGCTCGAGTCGCTCTTCCTCCGACTCTACGAAACTGATGCCTCGTGA